acgatcttaacatatataaccgctcgaaaaacggaacgaacttatgggatgacctaatacatcgGCATTATTCCCAAGGATTTTCTTCGATATTACGATATTTCAGTGAATAGGATAAATTTGTATATCCTTAAGAAGAGGATCCTTAACAAGTTAAGAAgcaaaggaagggaaaaaatattttgaaaatcttACATCCTAATCATCCTTTACTATCCAATACTAAATTTTTTTCCATCaagatacaataaataataataaattttatcaaaaatcacTCGAGGTATTTAACTTTAATCGtataattagtaaaaaaaaCGTTCtgaattattgtttatttaactgttatttaatttatttaattattcatttatttatattttgtttaataatatatttttcgtttaataattGGAAACTGTaactatttcaataaaattgacCACTTTCCACGTATCCGTATAAAGTTCGTATGACACGAAAGATGACACAGTAACATAGATTACAGTCACTGTATCCCTTGGATAATCCGCCAATTGTACGCGGTATCAGGAAAGctgtgaataaaaaataaaacgcatccctcttcttcttcttactatcatatattttatttctacatgCAACGTACATATTCTGATTGTAAGTTTTAGTTGATCGCGTGTTTCTCTACGATCCTGAAGAAACTTCTTCGTCGCAGCCTCTGTAAAGCACCTCGCACTCCTCACCACGAACCCCTGCCTCCCCGGCATCCCGTACCAATCGGAACCAGCCGGAAGACGATTTCAAAGATTTCTCCACGCTTCGTCTGAAAGCACACGAACAATCTGAATCAACTTCCTCTTCCTCGCGAAATATCCACAACCACGGAATTCCTTGCCAAGACAGGAAAGTGAGAAGCATCTTTAACGCGTTGAATGCCATCGGTGTCACTGGTGACCGGCCTATCAAGATTAGTATACAATaactataaattttttattattaccgtCGTTGCTAGAATGACAAAATTAAttcagtataaaaaatataaaaaaataattttatttgtacatgaaatataaatttagtatGTACGCCCCCCCCCCCAGCAGCAGTGGCTGTCGATCATGGGAAAACCAGCTTTTACATTTGCGAACAATGACCATAAAAACCATAAAACCATAAAAAGTTTCGGCTTGAAAAATATATGACGGCTTGAGGGTAAAGTAAATAAACCTGCCGGTTGTTTGGGATTATTGCGGGTTCGAATAAGTATGATCTAGGGATGGATTATAGTTTATGATAGGTCGCGGGACATGACAACACGGAACAATTACTTAGCAATGCGAACGAGCTATATGAGATAATTCATAATCGCAAAAAATAAGCGAATCGAGCGAAATTGCATAACAGCGCCATGGAGGTCACCGGTGATCTCagtgagataaattcattaaaacgATGATTATACACCGTAACGTATCTCTTGCAGGTAATATTTCAACGTTATATGTAtcgcataataaaaaattcatcgtgACGCCACGACCAAACCTTGTAAAACTGCCGTGGTATTCAACGCGTCGATATTCCTACGACGTTGCAAATGGCAtttcgagaaataagagtgagatACGTCGAAGTTCTCCCGGTCCGGATACCACGACTCGCGTTCGTTCGCGTGACGACACtctgaatattaaatttctatgccGCGTCGCGCTGGAAACTGGCCGCAAAGCAATATCGTCGTGTTCTGGAACTCACGTTAAGTACTTGGCGAGTATCTTGCCGGTAGCACCGAACGCCTTCGAGAGCTTCCGATTCTCCAAGCACACGGTTCTCTGTATACATCGTACCCTAGCGTCTTCGTCGAGAACGTCTTCCTGTTCCGGTGTCTGAGGCCAACATAGCAAGTGAGATAAAGAAATCTGCTCGTTAAAACTTTCAACTACCATCTCGTTATAAAGCTATAAGAAACTTTGCATCGATATAAAGAATATCTTAATTACAGAACGAGCCAGGGAATGTTTACGCGTCGAATCCTTACCACTGAATCGAAATTGTACGCAGCGTACAGCTCTCTTTTCTTCCTGGCAGACAGCACGTCCGTCAAAATGTCTCTGCGCTTCGCGTTCACGATCGTGTTCTGAATAATCGCGAAGAGCAACAGTAAACCGATGAAGCTGACGATCACGAGCTGCTTCGAAGATGGTCCAAGCGGGTAATCGATCGAGTGCGCTACCGGGTAGCTGAAATGTGGATTATCGTACACGTAAGGCGGCACGTTTTCGCTCCTGTGACGAATAAACGTTCTCTGCGGCGCTGAAAAGCGTAACCACGTTAGCATTTTCCAATATCTATCTATGTCCTGGTCACGATAATTGATTAAAGAAACACGCGAAACGTTACCGAGGAGATAATTATTGGCAGGTACAGGTAGAGTGGGAGGACGCGCGAGAAGCTCGGTAGAACGCGTCATATCCGGTCGAAGCGCGGATTCCTCTCTGCTCGGTGATTCCAGGACGGAGCCATTTCCGGAGAACGGAAACACCGTAGTCTTTGTATCTTGAGCGACGATCGACACTGTGAACGCGCTTAATAATGGAAGAGCTTTCGTCGTTACAGGCAACAACATTTTTCCTTTCGCGC
This DNA window, taken from Bombus terrestris chromosome 3, iyBomTerr1.2, whole genome shotgun sequence, encodes the following:
- the LOC100645823 gene encoding uncharacterized protein LOC100645823; the protein is MLLPVTTKALPLLSAFTVSIVAQDTKTTVFPFSGNGSVLESPSREESALRPDMTRSTELLARPPTLPVPANNYLLAPQRTFIRHRSENVPPYVYDNPHFSYPVAHSIDYPLGPSSKQLVIVSFIGLLLLFAIIQNTIVNAKRRDILTDVLSARKKRELYAAYNFDSVTPEQEDVLDEDARVRCIQRTVCLENRKLSKAFGATGKILAKYLTRSVEKSLKSSSGWFRLVRDAGEAGVRGEECEVLYRGCDEEVSSGS